Proteins encoded within one genomic window of Geotalea daltonii FRC-32:
- a CDS encoding nitrilase-related carbon-nitrogen hydrolase has product MDFTVALAQIKPKLGCVTDNCAVVEAAVARGIDEKADLILFPELALTGYFLKDLVPEVALAVGSPEICRLRELSRKISIGVGFVEVTADYRFFNSAVYLEAGEIKHLHRKVYLPTYGLFDEQRYMARGEQFRAFDTRFGRMGMLICEDMWHLSAPYILAMDGATTLLCLSSSPGRGITEEEKLGSTIAWQKLTSTTAMFLNSRVLYCNRAGYEDGVNFWGGSEAVAPSGAVIERGRVLEEDFFTAKMEEGELRRERIFSPMMRDESLSVTLKELRRIDRERER; this is encoded by the coding sequence ATGGATTTTACCGTTGCCTTGGCCCAGATAAAGCCGAAGCTTGGTTGTGTCACCGATAACTGTGCCGTTGTGGAGGCTGCCGTTGCCAGGGGGATTGATGAAAAGGCGGACCTGATACTTTTCCCCGAGCTGGCCCTGACCGGCTATTTTCTTAAAGACCTGGTGCCGGAAGTGGCTCTTGCCGTCGGTTCGCCCGAGATATGCCGGCTGAGGGAGCTGTCCAGAAAGATATCCATAGGGGTTGGCTTTGTCGAGGTCACGGCTGATTATCGCTTCTTCAATTCTGCCGTCTACCTTGAGGCGGGGGAAATCAAGCATCTGCACCGCAAGGTTTATCTTCCCACCTATGGCCTGTTCGATGAGCAACGCTACATGGCCCGTGGGGAGCAATTCCGTGCCTTCGATACCAGGTTCGGCCGGATGGGGATGCTGATCTGCGAAGACATGTGGCACCTTTCGGCCCCTTACATACTGGCCATGGACGGTGCAACTACTCTGCTTTGCCTTTCCAGCAGCCCGGGACGCGGGATTACCGAGGAAGAAAAGCTGGGATCTACCATTGCCTGGCAGAAACTTACCTCCACCACCGCCATGTTCCTTAATTCCCGTGTTCTTTACTGCAACCGTGCCGGTTACGAGGATGGGGTCAACTTCTGGGGGGGATCGGAGGCCGTAGCTCCTTCTGGTGCCGTTATCGAGCGGGGCAGGGTTCTGGAAGAGGATTTTTTCACGGCCAAGATGGAAGAGGGGGAATTGCGGCGCGAGCGGATTTTCTCCCCCATGATGCGTGATGAGAGTCTGAGTGTCACCCTGAAGGAGCTGCGACGGATCGATCGGGAGAGGGAGCGATGA
- a CDS encoding YraN family protein, translating into MRGEGKNDNKTLGEVGEAIAVTFLKGLHFSILERNFRCKCGEIDIIARDGRTLVFVEVKTRKNTAFGVPQLAVTPFKQRQISKAALTWLAQKKMQDAAARFDVIAILQPDHAVPEIEHIKDAFDLAY; encoded by the coding sequence GTGAGGGGTGAGGGGAAAAACGACAATAAGACTCTGGGGGAAGTGGGCGAGGCGATTGCGGTAACCTTTCTCAAGGGACTGCACTTCTCGATCCTGGAGCGGAACTTTCGCTGCAAGTGCGGCGAGATCGATATCATTGCCAGGGATGGCAGGACCCTCGTCTTTGTCGAGGTCAAGACAAGAAAAAATACAGCCTTTGGCGTGCCGCAGCTGGCCGTGACCCCATTCAAGCAGCGGCAGATATCAAAGGCTGCTCTGACCTGGCTGGCCCAGAAAAAAATGCAGGATGCCGCGGCCCGCTTCGATGTCATTGCCATTTTACAGCCGGATCATGCCGTGCCGGAAATAGAGCATATCAAGGATGCATTCGACCTGGCCTATTGA
- the rsmI gene encoding 16S rRNA (cytidine(1402)-2'-O)-methyltransferase codes for MEPHSSPLTPKGVLYIVATPIGNLEDITFRAVRILREADLIAAEDTRHSRKLLSHFGISKPLTSYFDHNKELKGRYILDQLAEGVSVALITDAGTPCISDPGYQLVRDAVAAGFAVVPVPGPSAAVTALSASGLPTDAFVFEGFLPNKQGKRREKLAMVKGEQRVVIFYESPNRLLATLMDLREVLGERELVVARELTKIYEEFIRGSCSPVIEKLQDRTIKGEVVILVAPAAADPEHDATESVAELLSCLMAGEGLSLKDAVKQVVLRTGRARSEVYTEALKLKGH; via the coding sequence ATGGAACCTCACTCCTCACCCCTCACCCCAAAAGGTGTTCTCTATATAGTCGCTACCCCCATCGGCAACCTGGAAGACATCACCTTCCGGGCCGTGCGTATTCTGCGGGAGGCGGACCTCATTGCCGCCGAAGATACCCGTCACTCGCGCAAGCTCCTCTCCCATTTCGGCATCTCCAAGCCGCTTACCTCTTACTTTGATCACAACAAGGAGCTGAAAGGGCGATACATCCTCGACCAGCTGGCCGAAGGGGTGTCCGTGGCCCTGATTACCGATGCCGGTACCCCCTGCATCTCCGATCCCGGCTACCAACTGGTCCGCGATGCGGTGGCGGCAGGCTTTGCCGTTGTCCCGGTGCCAGGTCCGTCGGCCGCAGTCACGGCGCTTTCCGCTTCGGGCCTGCCCACGGATGCCTTTGTCTTCGAGGGGTTTCTGCCGAATAAACAGGGGAAGCGCCGGGAGAAGCTCGCAATGGTGAAAGGAGAGCAGCGGGTGGTGATTTTTTACGAGTCGCCGAACCGTCTCTTGGCCACATTGATGGACCTGCGCGAGGTGCTCGGGGAACGGGAACTGGTGGTGGCGCGGGAGCTGACCAAAATCTACGAAGAGTTCATCAGAGGGAGCTGTTCCCCTGTCATTGAGAAGCTTCAGGATCGTACCATCAAGGGGGAAGTCGTTATCCTCGTTGCCCCTGCGGCTGCGGACCCTGAGCATGACGCCACAGAGTCTGTTGCCGAATTGTTGAGCTGTCTGATGGCGGGTGAAGGGCTTTCCCTGAAGGATGCCGTGAAGCAGGTGGTGCTCCGGACAGGCCGTGCCCGAAGCGAAGTCTATACAGAAGCACTGAAGCTGAAGGGGCACTAG
- a CDS encoding NAD+ synthase, producing the protein MAGLTVNAELLRRVLVGFIREEVQKIGVRRAVLGLSGGIDSALVAYLAAEALGAENVYACTMPYRTSNPESEAHARLIAEDLGINYQVIEITPMIDAYFQQFPDASNMRRGNKMARERMTILYDHSAAHGALVLGTSNKTELLLGYGTLFGDMASALNAIGDIYKTQVWQLSEAMGVPREVIEKKPSADLWAGQTDEQELGFTYREVDELLYWMVDHRCNRHELLDKGFAATFIDTVSAKVQNSHFKRRMPVIAKVSNRTIDRDFRYSRDWGK; encoded by the coding sequence ATGGCCGGACTTACTGTGAATGCGGAGTTGCTGCGCCGGGTACTTGTTGGTTTCATCCGCGAGGAGGTACAGAAGATCGGCGTGCGGCGCGCGGTATTGGGACTTTCCGGTGGAATAGATTCAGCGCTGGTGGCCTACCTGGCGGCTGAGGCGTTGGGGGCTGAAAACGTCTATGCCTGCACCATGCCCTACCGCACCAGTAATCCTGAAAGCGAAGCCCATGCCCGGCTCATTGCCGAAGACCTGGGCATCAATTATCAGGTCATAGAGATCACCCCCATGATCGATGCCTATTTCCAGCAGTTTCCCGACGCCAGCAACATGCGCCGCGGCAACAAGATGGCGCGGGAGCGAATGACCATCCTCTATGACCATTCCGCCGCCCATGGCGCGCTGGTGCTCGGCACCAGCAACAAGACCGAATTGCTTCTGGGCTATGGCACCCTTTTCGGCGACATGGCCAGCGCACTCAATGCCATCGGCGATATCTACAAAACCCAGGTATGGCAGCTTTCCGAAGCAATGGGGGTGCCCAGGGAGGTGATCGAGAAGAAGCCTTCGGCCGACCTGTGGGCAGGGCAGACCGACGAGCAGGAACTGGGCTTCACCTATCGGGAGGTGGACGAACTCCTCTACTGGATGGTGGACCATCGCTGCAATCGCCATGAGCTTTTGGACAAGGGATTTGCTGCAACTTTTATCGATACGGTCAGCGCCAAGGTACAGAATTCGCACTTCAAACGGCGGATGCCGGTTATTGCCAAGGTGTCCAATCGGACTATTGACAGGGACTTCCGCTACTCCCGCGACTGGGGAAAATGA
- a CDS encoding carboxypeptidase-like regulatory domain-containing protein — MKRLFAPVLMLLAIAGLAMAQAAQFHFDGTAFQEGASTGVTSISAVDGYLPSAENEKAPAKQAKLPAGSGGLALLCYVQQSGGKLTGTGGYHPIAGAPIEVNGTRIKLMARTGETGYLFLSLPAGQYEVKYAPFSKKIRIEKGKNTLAAIRGGKRMVD, encoded by the coding sequence ATGAAGAGACTATTTGCACCAGTCCTTATGCTGCTGGCGATTGCCGGCTTGGCCATGGCCCAAGCGGCTCAATTTCATTTCGACGGCACTGCCTTCCAGGAAGGAGCCAGCACCGGCGTTACGTCCATATCCGCCGTGGATGGCTATCTCCCCTCTGCCGAAAATGAAAAAGCACCGGCTAAACAGGCAAAACTGCCGGCTGGCAGCGGTGGCCTAGCCCTGCTCTGCTATGTGCAGCAGTCCGGCGGAAAACTGACCGGCACGGGAGGTTACCATCCCATTGCCGGCGCTCCCATTGAAGTCAACGGCACCAGGATCAAGCTCATGGCCCGCACCGGCGAAACGGGATACCTCTTCCTGTCACTGCCGGCCGGGCAGTACGAGGTAAAATACGCACCTTTCTCGAAGAAAATCAGGATCGAAAAAGGCAAAAACACCTTGGCCGCCATAAGAGGCGGGAAAAGGATGGTCGATTGA
- the arsS gene encoding arsenosugar biosynthesis radical SAM (seleno)protein ArsS (Some members of this family are selenoproteins.), translating into MVAAFKERLQSLDPVFITFDSLQTLQLNLGNLCNMSCRHCHVNASPHGREIMGKEVMDKVIALLSRQSGIALDVTGGCPEMNPHFRYLMETTAGLSPRRIVRSNLTIMEEPEMAWLPEFYSKHGIVITASLPCYLEENIDRQRGQGVHAKSIAALKRLNEVGYGCRHELNLVYNPGEAFIPGSQKELEAAYKVELFERHGITFNHLYAITNAPIGRFREYLESKGALDHYLNLLATSFNPDAARNLMCRTLVSVDWKGFIYNCDFNQAVGLPITDPSGCILKIDDLEQTTKHGTELFLAQHCYCCTAGSGSSCTGATA; encoded by the coding sequence ATGGTAGCTGCTTTCAAAGAACGCCTGCAAAGTCTGGATCCGGTTTTTATCACCTTCGACTCGTTGCAAACACTGCAGCTTAACCTGGGAAACCTCTGCAATATGTCCTGCCGCCATTGTCACGTAAATGCCTCCCCCCATGGACGTGAGATCATGGGCAAGGAAGTCATGGACAAGGTAATCGCCCTCCTGTCCCGCCAGTCAGGCATTGCTCTGGATGTAACAGGGGGCTGCCCGGAGATGAATCCCCATTTCCGCTATCTCATGGAGACAACCGCCGGCCTATCCCCACGTCGCATCGTTCGCAGCAACCTGACCATTATGGAAGAACCGGAAATGGCGTGGCTGCCCGAGTTTTACAGCAAGCACGGCATTGTCATCACCGCGTCTCTGCCGTGTTATCTTGAGGAAAATATCGACAGACAACGGGGGCAAGGTGTCCATGCCAAATCCATTGCCGCACTGAAGCGGCTTAACGAGGTCGGCTATGGCTGCCGTCATGAGCTGAACCTGGTCTACAATCCGGGAGAAGCCTTTATCCCCGGCTCGCAGAAAGAGCTGGAAGCGGCCTACAAGGTTGAGCTTTTCGAGCGCCATGGCATTACCTTCAACCACCTCTATGCCATCACCAATGCTCCCATAGGCCGTTTCAGGGAATATCTTGAGTCCAAGGGAGCCCTTGATCACTACCTGAACCTGCTTGCCACCAGCTTCAACCCCGATGCGGCAAGAAACCTCATGTGCCGTACCCTGGTAAGCGTCGACTGGAAAGGCTTTATCTACAACTGCGATTTCAACCAGGCGGTAGGTCTGCCCATTACTGATCCTTCCGGGTGCATCCTCAAGATAGATGACCTGGAGCAGACGACAAAACACGGTACCGAACTTTTCCTCGCCCAGCATTGTTACTGCTGTACGGCAGGAAGCGGCTCCAGTTGCACCGGCGCCACTGCATGA
- a CDS encoding ribonuclease HII yields the protein MSSLDLFHYEKPTLLEFDSMVRCQGYASLAGVDEAGRGPLAGPVVAAAVILPAGIGLSEVDDSKKLTSGKRDELFEVIMANALAVGVGLSDAGVIDRINILQATLAAMKEALSLLFIKPDYVLVDGISKIPVTIPQKTIKKGDGTSLSIAAASIVAKVHRDRLMVSYDAEFPQYGFAAHKGYGCVDHLKAIAEYGPCPIHRMTFSGVKEHVKNCEG from the coding sequence ATGTCCAGTCTCGACTTGTTCCACTACGAAAAACCTACTCTGCTGGAATTCGATTCAATGGTTCGCTGTCAGGGCTATGCCAGCCTGGCCGGTGTTGACGAGGCGGGGCGCGGTCCCCTTGCCGGCCCTGTGGTGGCGGCGGCGGTTATTCTTCCCGCCGGGATCGGCCTGTCTGAAGTGGATGATTCGAAAAAACTCACTTCCGGCAAAAGGGATGAACTCTTTGAAGTCATTATGGCCAATGCTCTGGCTGTGGGTGTTGGTTTAAGTGATGCGGGAGTCATTGATCGGATCAATATCCTCCAGGCAACTCTTGCCGCAATGAAGGAAGCCTTAAGCCTCCTTTTCATCAAGCCTGATTATGTCCTCGTTGACGGCATTTCGAAGATTCCCGTCACCATTCCACAAAAGACCATCAAAAAAGGGGACGGCACCAGTCTTTCCATTGCCGCCGCTTCCATCGTCGCCAAAGTCCATCGTGATCGGCTGATGGTTTCTTATGATGCGGAGTTTCCCCAGTACGGTTTTGCCGCCCATAAGGGTTATGGCTGTGTAGACCACCTTAAAGCCATTGCAGAGTATGGCCCCTGTCCGATTCACCGCATGACCTTCAGCGGCGTCAAGGAACATGTAAAAAACTGTGAGGGGTGA
- the rplS gene encoding 50S ribosomal protein L19, producing the protein MNKIDAIEMEQMKKNIPGFRPGDTVKVQVKIVEGDKSRIQAFQGVVIGRQNGGIRESFTVRKISNGVGVERSFPLHSPSIDAIEVITRGQVRRAKLYYLRKLRGKASRIKEKKYVAGM; encoded by the coding sequence ATGAACAAGATTGATGCCATTGAAATGGAACAGATGAAGAAGAACATTCCGGGATTCAGACCTGGTGATACGGTGAAGGTGCAGGTCAAGATCGTCGAGGGTGACAAGAGCCGTATCCAGGCCTTTCAGGGTGTGGTCATAGGTCGTCAGAACGGCGGTATCCGCGAGTCTTTCACTGTGCGTAAGATCTCCAACGGCGTCGGCGTTGAGAGAAGCTTTCCACTGCACTCGCCGTCCATCGATGCCATAGAGGTGATCACCCGTGGCCAGGTTCGCCGCGCCAAGCTTTACTACCTGCGCAAGCTGCGGGGCAAGGCTTCCAGGATCAAGGAAAAGAAATACGTGGCTGGAATGTAA
- a CDS encoding glucose-6-phosphate isomerase — protein MNKLELWQRYRKYLGVYPEIGMMLDLSRMNFPDDFFQLMEPLMQQALEQMAELERGGIANGDEKRMVGHYWLRNPELAPTKEISSEIGFTLRAIKEFTENIHSGAISPPNGSRYTRMLIIGIGGSALGPQFVADALGSAKDKITPFFFDNTDPDGMDLVLARIGSYLKETLTIVISKSGGTKETRNGMLEAKKAYEDRGLLFARQAVAVTGRDSELDRTAAAEGWLARFPMWDWIGGRTSVTSAVGLLPAALQGLDIDGLLEGARLCDMVTRIRETRNNPAALLALMWHYATGGCGAKDMVILPYKDRLLLFSRYLQQLIMESIGKEFDRNGTQANQGIAVYGNKGSTDQHAYVQQLREGINNFFVTFIEVLKDRNGRSIEVDPGVTSGDYLSGFFQGTREALYEKGRESITITVDELSPRTIGVLIALYERAVGFYASLVNINAYHQPGVEAGKKAAGVVLEIQGKVLAHLQEKKGRGFTAEELAAAIGAEGEAEAIYRILLHAAANPDHSVVAEKGRTVFDKKFYHGG, from the coding sequence ATGAATAAGCTTGAGCTTTGGCAAAGATACAGGAAATACCTGGGGGTATACCCGGAGATCGGCATGATGCTCGATCTAAGCCGGATGAATTTTCCGGATGATTTTTTCCAGCTCATGGAACCGCTGATGCAACAGGCCCTTGAACAAATGGCTGAGCTTGAACGGGGAGGTATTGCCAATGGGGATGAAAAGCGGATGGTTGGCCATTACTGGCTGAGGAACCCGGAACTGGCTCCGACGAAGGAAATATCTTCTGAGATAGGGTTCACACTCAGGGCAATCAAAGAGTTCACCGAAAACATCCACAGCGGCGCCATTTCTCCCCCCAACGGCAGTCGCTATACCCGCATGCTCATCATCGGCATCGGCGGGTCTGCACTTGGACCCCAGTTCGTCGCCGACGCCCTCGGTTCGGCAAAGGACAAGATTACCCCTTTCTTTTTCGACAATACCGACCCTGACGGCATGGATCTGGTTCTGGCTCGGATCGGCAGTTACCTGAAGGAAACCCTCACCATCGTCATATCCAAGAGCGGCGGCACCAAAGAGACACGAAACGGCATGCTGGAGGCAAAGAAGGCATATGAGGACAGAGGCCTTCTCTTCGCCAGACAGGCAGTTGCCGTTACCGGCAGGGACAGTGAACTGGACAGGACTGCTGCCGCAGAAGGCTGGCTGGCCCGCTTTCCAATGTGGGATTGGATCGGCGGGCGCACTTCGGTAACCTCGGCAGTGGGGCTTCTCCCGGCGGCCCTCCAGGGGCTTGACATCGACGGCCTGCTAGAAGGAGCCCGGCTCTGCGACATGGTAACCCGCATCAGGGAAACGAGGAACAACCCAGCCGCCCTGCTGGCGCTCATGTGGCATTATGCAACCGGCGGCTGCGGCGCGAAAGACATGGTCATTCTGCCATACAAGGACCGCCTGCTCCTTTTTTCCCGCTACCTGCAGCAGCTGATCATGGAATCCATCGGCAAGGAATTTGACCGGAACGGCACCCAAGCCAATCAGGGAATCGCCGTATATGGCAACAAGGGCTCCACCGACCAGCATGCCTACGTGCAGCAGCTTCGCGAGGGAATAAATAATTTTTTCGTTACCTTTATCGAGGTGCTGAAAGACAGGAATGGTCGGTCCATTGAGGTGGACCCCGGCGTCACAAGCGGGGATTACCTCAGCGGCTTTTTTCAGGGAACGCGGGAGGCTCTCTATGAAAAGGGCAGGGAATCGATAACTATCACTGTCGATGAGCTTAGCCCGCGCACTATTGGTGTTCTGATTGCCCTGTACGAGCGGGCGGTTGGCTTCTATGCCTCCCTGGTCAACATCAACGCTTATCATCAGCCGGGGGTGGAGGCGGGCAAGAAAGCAGCAGGAGTGGTGCTAGAGATACAGGGAAAGGTGCTGGCACATCTGCAAGAAAAAAAGGGAAGAGGATTTACTGCCGAAGAACTTGCTGCTGCAATTGGAGCCGAGGGAGAAGCTGAAGCTATTTACAGAATCCTTCTTCATGCTGCTGCCAATCCAGATCATAGTGTTGTTGCCGAAAAAGGTCGAACCGTTTTCGACAAAAAATTTTACCATGGGGGCTAG
- a CDS encoding cytochrome c3 family protein, with the protein MLNINIIWGTKKTMAAVLFACAMIANSIDVSASTGEPCTFVKQLEDPVEDYNFRGRINAVKKASTSQYGEFFADKPFTVVKDGETFEVDSFSFDCLSCHDGSTSPAHDISYKNAANSGTFSGDGLRSHPIGTHYGSAAYINEQLRRLENIDPNMVLVDGRVGCLTCHDPLNRNAPHLVASNDRSNLCLTCHIK; encoded by the coding sequence ATGTTAAACATCAATATCATATGGGGAACAAAGAAAACCATGGCAGCCGTTCTTTTTGCATGTGCCATGATAGCAAATTCGATTGACGTTTCTGCATCCACGGGGGAGCCCTGCACTTTTGTAAAGCAGCTTGAGGATCCTGTTGAAGACTACAACTTCCGGGGACGCATCAATGCTGTGAAGAAGGCATCCACTTCTCAATATGGGGAATTTTTTGCAGACAAGCCTTTTACCGTCGTCAAGGACGGAGAGACTTTCGAAGTGGATTCCTTTTCCTTCGACTGCCTGAGCTGCCACGACGGATCAACATCTCCCGCACACGATATCAGCTACAAGAATGCTGCCAATTCCGGGACCTTTTCGGGAGATGGGCTGAGAAGCCATCCCATCGGCACCCACTACGGCAGTGCAGCCTACATCAATGAACAGCTTCGCCGACTGGAAAACATCGACCCGAACATGGTGCTTGTTGACGGCAGGGTTGGCTGCCTGACCTGTCATGACCCGTTGAATCGGAACGCACCCCATCTGGTGGCGAGCAATGATCGCAGCAACCTCTGTCTGACCTGCCACATCAAATAG
- a CDS encoding MXAN_6640 family putative metalloprotease produces the protein MMKNLRLLLVTLLALFPSLVTAGTLDTYYLQRFGALYGTQQQTAGVVSSQPASPRERCLTPLHHGLSRDWPKLSTETRKTLAKYLAKPSWADEQVYISTGGHFKIHYAGSGVDAPPSTAWVQTVAATFEEVYNSEVVQMGYRAAPTSAGPYDIYLQNMGARAFGITETDIQSSPGSNSFTSFITIDNDFSAGEFGTQITEYTPQKALQITAAHEYHHAIQYGYNYYFDIWFAEVTATWIEDEVYDGVNQLYLYVNNYLTKTMSLDAAAQSGDNSEYGRWIFNRYLTERYAQSPVVRQIWEHLATQSSPGGGADIPMLPVIDTVLRSKGSSIDNDFFSFSKRLYLRDWFSHKNDISLIHPVVPKQAFSAYPVSSGTSPGLPHYSFAFYRFVKSATAPQDLVLRLSQSQGIKVAAFRKNTSGSIDQFSQAADGTITIPSFNASGTEEVMLLICNNSSSDNQVAYFNTDGSQLPSLPGGTTTASSGGKSGCFIATAAYGSYLHPKVTLLRQFRDHYLLTNAPGRAFVSLYYRVSPPLAAFIAEHATARTLCRVVLAPVIFFVEHSLALPLILIIFGGVFFFRRAQRHSC, from the coding sequence ATGATGAAAAATCTTCGTTTGTTGCTGGTTACCCTGCTGGCCCTGTTCCCATCTCTGGTAACGGCAGGAACCCTTGACACCTATTACCTGCAGCGCTTCGGCGCCCTGTACGGAACTCAGCAGCAAACCGCCGGGGTTGTCTCCAGTCAACCGGCAAGCCCCAGAGAACGCTGCCTTACCCCCCTCCATCACGGGCTATCAAGGGATTGGCCGAAACTGTCCACCGAGACCCGGAAAACCCTGGCTAAATACCTTGCAAAACCCAGCTGGGCAGACGAACAGGTTTACATTTCTACAGGTGGGCATTTTAAGATCCACTATGCAGGAAGCGGGGTAGATGCCCCTCCTTCAACAGCCTGGGTGCAGACGGTGGCCGCCACCTTCGAGGAGGTATATAACTCGGAAGTTGTGCAGATGGGTTATCGGGCAGCTCCGACGTCAGCCGGGCCATATGACATATATTTACAGAATATGGGAGCCAGGGCCTTTGGCATAACCGAGACCGATATCCAGTCCTCTCCCGGATCAAACTCTTTCACCAGCTTCATTACCATCGACAACGACTTCTCCGCCGGCGAATTCGGCACACAGATCACTGAATACACGCCGCAGAAGGCTCTGCAAATCACAGCCGCCCATGAATATCACCACGCCATCCAGTATGGTTACAACTATTATTTCGACATCTGGTTTGCCGAAGTTACCGCCACCTGGATCGAAGACGAAGTATATGACGGGGTTAACCAGCTTTACCTGTACGTTAACAATTATCTTACCAAAACCATGTCCCTTGATGCCGCTGCTCAAAGCGGCGACAACAGCGAATACGGCCGCTGGATCTTCAACCGCTATCTGACGGAGCGGTATGCCCAGAGCCCGGTGGTGAGGCAGATCTGGGAGCATTTGGCAACGCAGTCTTCACCTGGCGGAGGCGCCGATATACCGATGCTGCCGGTCATCGACACGGTACTCAGGTCCAAGGGAAGCAGTATTGACAACGATTTCTTCTCCTTCAGCAAAAGGCTGTATCTGCGCGATTGGTTCAGCCACAAGAATGACATATCTTTGATTCACCCCGTCGTACCTAAACAGGCATTTTCAGCCTATCCGGTAAGCAGTGGCACGTCTCCCGGCCTGCCCCATTATTCCTTTGCCTTTTACAGGTTCGTCAAGTCAGCCACCGCGCCGCAGGATCTGGTGCTCCGTTTATCCCAGTCTCAGGGAATCAAGGTTGCAGCCTTCAGGAAGAACACAAGCGGCAGCATCGACCAGTTTTCCCAGGCTGCCGACGGCACCATCACCATTCCATCCTTCAACGCCTCCGGGACAGAAGAAGTGATGCTGCTCATCTGCAACAACAGCTCGTCCGACAACCAGGTAGCCTACTTCAATACCGATGGCTCCCAGCTCCCCTCGCTACCAGGCGGCACCACAACTGCTTCATCGGGAGGCAAAAGCGGCTGCTTCATCGCCACTGCTGCCTACGGCAGCTATCTCCATCCAAAGGTCACGCTCCTGCGCCAGTTCCGGGATCACTACCTGCTGACGAATGCACCCGGCAGGGCCTTCGTCTCCCTCTACTACCGCGTCAGTCCGCCTCTGGCAGCATTCATAGCCGAACATGCCACAGCAAGAACCCTGTGCCGAGTGGTCCTTGCCCCAGTCATCTTCTTCGTTGAACATAGCCTGGCACTGCCGCTTATCCTGATAATCTTCGGCGGGGTATTTTTCTTCCGACGTGCCCAGCGCCATAGCTGCTGA